Sequence from the Candidatus Omnitrophota bacterium genome:
TTCTCCTGAAACCTTCCCGGACCAAGGCCCTGATGGCCTCGCTGGCTGGTATAAGCCAGAGAATAGGCTTCGCCGGTAAGGGAGGCGCGCTGACAAGGGTCGTGGACAGGCCGGATGATGGCATCCACAGGGCCGACCAGCTCCTGGCACTGGCGGGTGCGGTCGGGATCACCGAGGCTGACGGGACTTACGAGTATTTCCTCAGCGATGAGGATGCCGAACGGGCCGGGGAAATACTGCACGAGGTCGGCGGGGGGCTGAGACGCATGGTCGCGCTGAACCCCGGGGGTAACTGGATCGCCAAGAGGTGGCCGAGGGAGTATTTCGAGAAGGTCGCTTCAAGTCTTCTTGAGAGGTTCAGTGACCTGGAGGTCATGGTCACCGGAGCCGGCAAGGACAGGGACCTGGCCGAGCAGATCGTCAGGAACGTGGGCGGGGACAGGTGTTACAGTGTGGCGGGGAGGACCGGATTGAACGAACTCGCGGCTCTCTTCGGAAAGTGTGAACTCGTTATCAGCGCCGATTCCGGTCCGCTTCACCTTGCATCGGCGACAGGGGTGACGACTGTCGGCATATACGGACCCACTTCCGCGAAGATAACCGGACCAAGGGGCAGGGGTAGGAATATTGTGCTGGCAAAACATGTGGATTGTGATATACCATGTTATGTGAAAGAGTGTTGCAGGGACTACGAATGCATGAAGAAGGTGAAGCCGGAAGAGGTCTTCGAAGTTTCCGCTGGGATCCTGTCGGGTAAATGATGGTAAACAAGAACGAAATCAGATCAATGCTGTTCATCACCTTGAGCAACCTGGGGGATATAATACTGACCACCCCGGTGCTTGAGAGGCTGCATGACGAGTTCCCCTCAGCCGAGGTCGACGTAATAACCGGCGCGCCGGGCAGGGATATATTTGAGAAACATCCGGCCGTCCGGCAGGTGACCGTGCAGCAGAAGCACCGTGACCTGGGTGAGAGACTTCGCCAGGTCGGACGGATAAGAAGCAAAAGATACGATATCGTGGTGGACCTTAAGAATTCGCTCATACCGCTTCTGGCGGGAGCGAAATACCATTCGTTCTTTTCCGGAGGATCAGGCAGGGCCCCCCTTCATAAACGGGACGAACACCTCTGGAAGCTTTCTGTCCTTGGAATAGATCCCTTTTTGGATAACAGGTTCTTTCTGCCGGTCACAGACAGCGAGAGGCAATATGTGGACAGCCTTATCGATCCCGACTGGAAGAGGGTGGTAGTGATAAGCCCGGGCGCGAAGAGCCACCTGAAAAGATGGGATGCCCGGAAGTACGCTCGTCTTGCCGACAGGATCATATCCGATCTTATGTGCCGGGTGCTCATTACCGGCAACGAGGATGATACCGAAACGGTTACGGATGTGGTCTCACATGCCACTACTTCAGTGAAAGACCTCTGCGGCAAGACCTCCATCGGCGCTCTTGCGGAACTGATGAGGCGTTCTGACCTTGTTATCTCCAACGACAGCGCTCCCCTGCATATAGCCAGTGCCGTCAACGCCGCCACCATCGCTATATTCGGCCCTTCTGATGAGAGGAGATACGGACCGTTATCCGACAAAAGCAGGGTGATAAAGCCCGAGGTGCCGTGCCGTCCGTGCGAAGCCGCTCTTTGCAGGAGGGGAGCGGAAGCAGGATGCATAACCGATATAAGCGTTGACAAGGTGCTCGAGGAAGTTAAGAAATTATTGTACTAGAAGTGAGGAGGCTTTCATGAGCGAGATAATCATAAAGCAGGGTGATATCACTAACGAGGACGTGGATGTGATCGTGAACGCCGCCAATACCAGGCTGGCCGGGGGAGGCGGAGTGGACGGCGCCATACACAGGGCCGCAGGACCGCAGGTCATGGAAGAATGCCGAAAGATAGGTTCATGTCCCACGGGGGAGGCGGTCATGACCACCGCCGGCAGGCTCAGGGCCAGGAATATCATACATACGGCCGGGCCGGTGTGGCACGGCGGGGACAGTAATGAGGCCGTGAAACTCACCTCGTGTTACGAGAACAGTTTCCGTATTGCCAGGGAGAACGGTCTCAGGTCAATAGCCTTTCCCGCCATTAGTACGGGCATTTACGGCTATCCTATCGAGAAGGCCACCTGGATAGCCATTGAGGAGGGGCTGCGCCACAGGCAGCAGTTCGACAGGATTGTATATGTCTGTTATAGCCGGGACGACCTTAAGGTTTACGAAAAGGTTTACGAGCAACTTTTAAAGGCCGGCAAATGATGAGGAAGCGTCTTGACAGGATCCTCCTTTCAAGGACTGACAGGCTGGGGGACGTTGTGCTTTCCACCCCCGTGATACGGAGGCTGCGGGAACTTTACCCGGATTCCTATATAGCGATGATGGTAAGGCCCGAGAACCGCGGCGTTATAGGGAATAACCCCCATCTTGATGAGATCATCGTTTACGACAAGTACGGGTTCGACAAAAGCTTTCTGGCGACCTTGAGGTTCGCTATGCGCCTGCGCAAAAAGAATTTTGATGCAGCCATAGCCCTGCATCCGACGAACCGGGCGCATCTTATTTTTTTTCTGGCGGGCATACCCGAGAGGATCGGCTACGACAGGAACCTTGCGTTCCTTTTGACGAAGAAGATACCCCACCGGAAGCAAAAGGGCGAAAAACATGAGGCTGAACTGAACCTGGATCTTATGCGCGAGGCCGGTTTTGATGTTACCGGTGCGGACAGACACCCCTATATAATAACTTCCGACAACGATAAACGGCTCGTCGATTCAATGTGGCAGGACCGGAAGCTTTCGCAAAAGGTGATAGCCCTTCATGTCGGAGCGAGCTGCCCGTCGAAACGGTGGCCCGTTGAGAGGTTCGCTCTGCTTGCCGACAGGTTGTATAAAGATACCGGTTCTGATATCGTGCTTGTGGGAGGGGATGAAACCGCTTCGTTCAGTGCACGCGTTTGTTCGCAGATGCAAACCCCGGCTGTTGATATGACCGGTATGCTCATTATTGGCGAACTTGCCGAATTCCTTTCAAGATGCAGGCTCTTTATTTCCAATGATTCCGGTCCCGTTCATGTCTCCGTGGCCGTGGGCACGCCTGTTGTCGCGATCTTCGGGCGCAAGGATCCGGGCCTTGCTCCTCTCAGGTGGGGGCCGCTGGGCGCAAAAGACCAGGTCCTTCACAGGGACGTGGGCTGTGATATATGCCATGCGCATAATTGCCGGAAGGATTTCGCATGTCTCAAGGCGATCACCGTTGAAGATGCTTACGAGGCCGCGATGCGAATTCTGGCCCCGTGAAGCCCCGCATTCAAGGCCCTTTCAGGATGCCGACATTCAAGGTAAAACTGGAAAAAGCAAGAATTCAGTATTACTCTTGCCCGTTTAAGGTAAAGGTATTATAATAATAAGCTGCTAAATTAATATGAAAATCAAATTACGGAGGACATAATGGAGATCATGGTAAATGACGCCAATTTCAAGGAAGTGGTTCTTGAGTCCGATGTGCCGGTGCTTGTGGATTTCTGGGCAGAGTGGTGCGGTCCCTGCAGGATGATAGCTCCCCTGGTGGAGGAGATAGCCAAGGAATACCAGGGCAGGGTTAAAGTCTGCAAGATGAACGTAGAAGAAGCGCAGAGCACCGCTTCCGAATACGGTATAATGAATATCCCGACCCTTATCGTTTTCAAGGGCGGTCAGATCGCGGAGAAGGTCATAGGTGTAGTGCCCAAGAGCGACATCGTTTCCAGGCTGGATAGACATCTTTGATATCGGGAAAATAACCAGAATGAACGCCATACAGGAGGTTTGGGTCCGTGGAAGGATATGACAGTTCGGTTCTTTTGGATGCTGTTCGACAATTCAGTGACAAGAAGGTCATGGTGCTGGGAGACCTTCTTCTTGACAGGTATGTTTACGGCAAGGTTTCAAGGATATCCCCGGAAGCGCCGATACCGGTACTTCTGGTGGACCGTGAGGACGATTACCGTCCGGGGGGCGGTTGCAACGTGTCAAACAACCTGGCGAAGCTGGGCGCGGAAGTTTATCTTGTAGGCGTCATAGGAATGGATTCCGAGGACGGCGAGTTCAAAAGGACCGAGAAGCTCAAGAAGCTGCTCCGGGAGGAGAATATCAATATCGACGGTGTTTTCGAGGATCCCGAGAGGCAGACCATAATGAAAACGCGCGTTATGGCGCATCATCATCCTCATCATCAGCAGATCGTGAGAGTGGATAGGGAGGATGTTCATGAGATATCCGACGCTTTTCGCGACAAGATAAAAGGATACATAGAAAAGAACATTGGCCGGATGGATGCACTTATCATCGAGGATTACGGAAAGGGGCTTATAACCAAGTCGCTTCTTGGGGATATCATTGATATCGCCAGGAAGAACAAGGTGATGGTTTCGGTCGATCCCAAGGAGAACCATTTCGATCTTTACAGGAACGTCAGCGTTATAACGCCGAACCGTGATGAGGCCGGTAAGGCCGCCGGTCTGGTGCTGGATGATATCGGCAAGATTAAGCAAGGCGGCAGCAAGCTCCTTGATCTTACGGCCGCGGAGGTCGTGCTGATAACCCTGGGGGAGGAGGGGATGATGCTTTTCCGGAAGGGCGCCGACCCCAGGCATATACCCACGGTCGCGCAGGATGTTTATGACGTTTCCGGCGCCGGGGACACGGTGATAGGGGTCTACACGCTTTCCTGCGTAAGCGGCGCGGATCCGGTGGATGCCGCCCGCTTGGCCAATTGCGCGGCGAAGATAGTGGTCTCCAAAACGGGAGCTTACGCGGTCAGCAAAGAGGAATTGGTTGAAGAACTAAAGTCTAAAAAGGAGTGAATAAATGAAAGTTGCGGCTGTAATACCGGCAAGGTGGGGTTCAACAAGGCTCAAGGGCAAGATCCTGGCGGACATTAACGGAAAACCCATGATCCAGCATGTCTGGGAAAGGGTCTGCAAGGCGCATGAGGTCGATGAAGTGGTGATCGCCGTCGACAAGGAACGCGTTTTCAAGACGGCCGAATCCTTCGGCGCGAGGACGGTGTTCACTTCTCCCGAACAGCCCTCGGGAACCGACCGCTTAGCGGAGGTCGCAAGCACCGTTGACGCGGACATCTACATAAACGTGCAGGCGGATGAGCCCCTGGTGCACCCGATGATGGTCGATTCTCTGGCGCAGGTATTCAAGTATGAACGTAACGTGCAGATGGCGACCCTTATCAAGAGGATACATTCCGGGGAAGAGATAATCAGTCCTGATGTGGTCAAGGTGGTGGTGGACAGAAAGGGCTTCGCTCTTTATTTTTCAAGGAGCCCCATACCCTATATCCGCGAGAAGGATACCGGAGGGGGAGCTTTTTCTCCCGAGTTCCGGGATGTCAGCGGCAGTTATTACAAACATATAGGTCTTTATTCCTATACGAAGGATTTCCTTTTCACCTATACCAATCTTCCCAAGTCGACTCTCGAGATCGACGAAAAACTGGAGCAGCTCAGGGCGCTGGAACACGGTTACAAGATCATGACAGTGGAGACGCATTACGACACGATCGGCGTGGATACTCAGGAGGACCTTGAAAAGGTGAGAGATCTCCTGCGCGGCGGTCACCCACAAAGCGGGACAAAGATATGAATACAAGGACAGTGAAAATAGGAAAGATCGAGGTCGGTAAAGCCAGGCCTCTTGCGCTTATTGCCGGGCCGTGCGTGATAGAGTCAAGAGAGAGCGCCCTAAGGCACGCCGAAGAACTGAAGAGAATCACCGAAAAATGCGGGATACCTTTCATATTCAAGTCCAGCTATGACAAGGCCAACAGAAGTTCGGTCAATTCTTTCAGGGGCCCGGGGCTCGAAGATGGCCTCAGGGTGCTCAAGGAGATCAGGGAGAAGTTAGATATTCCCGTTCTCACCGATGTGCATGAGGTTTCGGAAGTGGCGACCGTCGGTGAAGTGGCCGATGTTCTGCAGATACCGGCTTTCCTTTGCAGGCAGACGGATCTTTTGCTGGAGGCTGCCGGAACGGGAAAGCCCGTCAATGTGAAAAAGGGCCAGTTCATGTCGCCTGCCGAGATGGATAATGTCGTTGGCAAGATCGAGTCAACGGGCAATAAGAACATACTGCTTACCGAAAGGGGGAGCACTTTCGGATATAACATGCTCGTCAACGATTTCAGGGGTATGGTCCAGATGGGGCAGACAGGTTACCCGGTGGTATACGACGCGACACATTCGGTGCAGATGCCCGGTGGGAAGGGTGCCTCCAGCGGAGGGGACTCCAGGTATGTTATGCCTCTTTCCAAGGCGGCCGTCGCCGTAGGCTGTGACGCGCTTTTTGTCGAAGTGCACGAGGAGCCCGAAAAAGCGCTGAGCGACGGACCCAACATGCTGCGGCTCTCGGACCTTGAAGGGTTCATAGACCAGATCAGAAAAATAGAAAAAGCGGTAAGGTGACCATGAGCATACCAAGCGCTAAAAAAGTACTTATGAACGAGAGCAGGGCCATCGCGAAGATCGCCGATAAGATCGACGGTACTTTCGAAAAGGTTATCAGGCTTCTTGCAAAGGCGAAAGGGAGGATTATAATAACCGGGATGGGCAAGCCGGGTTTCATCGCGCAGAAGGTTTCGGCGACCATGTCCTCGACGGGGACGCCGTCTCTCTATCTCCATCCGGCCGAGGCTCTTCACGGTGACCTGGGCAGGGTTACCCGGGACGATGTCCTCATAGCCTTCTCCAACAGCGGGGAAACCGAAGAGATGGTGAAACTGCTTCCCATAATCAAGAAGATAGGTGCTAAACTGGTGGCTATTACGGGCAACACCGGGTCCACCCTGGCGGTTAACAGTGACTATGTCCTGGACAGCTCCGTCAAGAAGGAAGCGTGTCCCATGGGACTTGCGCCTACTACGTCCACGACCGTTATGCTCGCTCTGGGAGACGCTCTTGCGATAGCTCTTCTTGAGAGGAAGAATTTCCAGCCCCGGGACTTCGCGCTGTATCATCCGGGCGGTTCGCTGGGAAAGAGGCTCCTTCTGAGCGTCGGTGACATAATGAGACCCAGGAAAGAAACCCCGATAGTCAAAAAACGGGATAAGGTGAGGGATGTGCTTCTTAAGATCACCAAAATGCGCGCGGGCAGCGCCAGTGTGGTGGATTCCAAGGGGAAGCTTGTAGGGATATTCACTGACGGCGACCTGAGAAGGCATTTCGACGAGGGCAGGGACCTTGTGAACTGTCCCGTCGGCGAGGTAATGACAAAAAAGCCCGTTACCATAACCGCGGACAAACTGGCCGCCGAGGCATTCGAGATGCTCAGGGATAAGAAGATAGACGAGATACCTGTCGTGGACAAGAAAGGATGTCCGGTCGGGATACTTGACGTTCAGGATATCCTCAAGGCCGGTCTGGTCTAGAAAGGTGAAAGGTGTTCAAATGAAAGAGAAATTTTCACCCGAACTCATAGAAAAGGCGAAAAAGATAAAGCTCCTCGTGCTTGATATCGACGGTGTGCTTACGGACGGCAGGATAATCTACGGGAATTACGGTGACGAGATAAAGAATTTCGATGTCAATGACGGGCTGGGGATGTTCCTCGCCATGAAGTCGGGCATAAAGTGCGTCATACTCACTGCCAAGGCTTCCAAGGTCGTTACCAAACGCGCGAAAGAGCTTAAGGTTGATAAGGTCTACCAGAATTTTCATTATAAGATAGAGGCTCTTGAGAAGATACGGAAAAAGTTCAAGGTGAGCGACGAACAGATATGTTTCATGGGGGATGACCTGATAGACATACCTGTTCTTCGCCGGGTGGGCCTCGCTGTATGCCCCCCCAATGCTATGGAGGACGTCATGCATTTCGTGCATTTTATCACGGAAAAAAGGGGTGGCCGCGGAGCCGTCCGCGAGGTGTGTGATTTTCTTCTCAAGGCGCAGGGAAGCTGGAGCGAGGTCACAAAAAGGTATTTCAACGATTAGCATGTATAAGGTCAAAGTAACTTCACATTTCAGCAGCGCGCACAACCTGAGAGGATACAAGGGTAAGTGTGAGGATCTACACGGCCATAACTGGCGCGTTGAGGTCTCCGCTTTTTCCAAGGAACTTGATGAGCTGGGGATGGTGGTGGATTTCAAGGAGCTTAAAGCCGCGCTCGGAGAAGTTCTGGGAGAACTTGACCACAGTTTCCTCAATGACGTGGAATACTTTAAACGGACGAACCCGACATCCGAGAACATAGCAAGATTCATTTACCAGAGGATGGAGGAGCTGAACCCGTCATTGCGGATACGAGAGGTGACCGTCCACGAGACGGACACCTCCTCGGCGACGTATGTTAAGGACCGATAATGGACAAAAAAGCGATAGTATTACTTTCGGGGGGATTGGATTCGGCGGTGACACTGTACATGGCCAGGCGGGATTATACCCCAAGAGCGCTTATATTCGATTACGGCCAGAAAGCCTTGAAGGAGCTGGAGTCGGCAAAAAGGATATGCGATGAGGCGCAGGTGGAATACGTCCTTCTTAAGATAGACATGCCCTGGAAGGGAAGTTCCCTCTTGGACTTTTCCAGAGAAGTGCCCAGCGCGGGCAGCGGCGAAGAAACGATCCCCGACACTTACGTTCCCGCCAGGAACATAATTTTTTTGAGCTACGGGGTATCTTTCGCCGAAGCCTCAGGATCCGAAGCGGTTTTTATAGGAGCACACCAGCTGGATTACTCGAATTATCCTGACTGCAGGGGCGAGTTCTTCGACAGTTTCCGGCAGGTCCTCGCCAAGGGGACAAAAAGCGGCCAGGAGAACAGCCCGGTAAAGATAATTACACCCGTTTTGAACAAGACAAAAAAAGAGATAGTCCACGCCGGGCACGCGCTAAATGTGCCGTTTGAACACACATGGTCGTGTTACAGGCAGGGCGACATTCCCTGCGGTGAGTGCGAGTCCTGCGTTTTCCGGATAAAGGCGTTCGAGCAGGCGGGTCTTTCGGATCCGCTTATGGTGAAGAAGTGATGGAACAGGCAAAAATATCAGAGATATTCCTCTCTTACCAGGGGGAAGGGCCCCTCGCTGGCAGCCGTCAGCTTTTCGTGCGGTTCTACGGGTGTAATCTGGATTGCTCGTTCTGTGACACGCAGCTTGAAAGTTACAAGTCCTTTACCAGGGAATCGCTTTTAAGCAAGATACTGGATTTTGAGGACGACTATAACGAACTAGCCCTTACCGGAGGGGAACCGCTTCTGCACGTGGATTTCCTGAAAGAGTTCCTGCCTGTTTACAAAAAACACAGGAGCCACCGGATCTATCTGGAAACGAACGGGACGCTCAGCGATGAACTTGCCGGGGTGATCGATCATGTGGATATCGTTGCCATGGATATCAAGCTGCCGTCTTCCTCGGGCAGCGGCGAGAAGATATTCGCCGCGCATGGAAAGTTCGCCGGAGGCGTAAAGGATAAGGAGTTAATAGTAAAGGCGGTGGTGACGGATACGACCACCATGGATGACATAAAGCGCATGGGCGAGATCATCAAGCTTAGCGCGGCCGGCTGCAAGACGGTGCTTCAACCGGTAACCCCGGTCAATGAGGATATACTAGAGCCCGACGGGGAGATGCTCTTATTTTTCAAGGAATACCTTAAGAAGGATACGGGTCTGGATGTGATGATACTCGGCCAGCTTCACCACAGGCTGGGCATAAAATAAAGGTATGGTAGAAACATGAACACGCGATCAAGTTATGAAGGGCTCCAGGAGAACATAAGAGAGCTTGATCTTCCGGGGATTGATGTTTTCGGGAACAAATACCCGGACAGGGAATACACCGTAAGGTTCGATACGACCGAATTCACCTGTATTTGCCCGAAGACGGGGCTTCCCGATTTCGCGCATATTTTCATAGAATACACCCCGGCGGAGAGCTGTCTTGAGCTAAAGTCCTTCAAGGAATACCTGTTCGCTTACCGTCAGACGGGTATTTTCCATGAACACGTCGTGAACCGCATACTGGAAGACCTTGTCAGGGCGTGTTCACCGGTCAGGATGAAAGTGACAGGTAAGTTCAACACAAGAGGCGGTATCACCACGACGGTCGAGGCGGAGTACGAGGCTAGATGAAGATAAAGACCAGAAGATATTACATATATTACCTTTTGAGGAGCGGTCTTTTCCTGCTCAGCCTTTTCCCTTTAAAGGCGGGGCTCTTCCTGGCCCGTCTGGGGGGGAAGGTCGCTTTCCGTTTGCTGGAGAAGTACAGGATGACGGCTCTTGAGAACCTCAGCAAGTACTACGGCCGGGATGAGCAGATCAACGAAAGAACGGCCGAGGGCGTTTTTGTCAATCTCGCCAAGAACGGTGCCGAATGGATCAAACTTTATTCGATGCCGCGCAGATATATCGATAAGATCATCACGGAGGTCGAAGGGGCGGAAAAGCTCGACGCGGTGCTCAGCGAGGGCAGGGGCGCGGTCGTAATGGGATTCCACTTCGGCAACTGGGAACTTCTCGGAATAGGCCTGCGGGAAAAGGGGTATGAAGGTGCGCTTGTGGGCAGGAAGATATATTTCCACAAGTATGACAAGCTCATTACCCGTATGCGCGGCAGGTTCGACGCCAGGACAATATACAGGGACCAGTCCCCGAGAGAGATGTTGAAGGTCCTGAGGCAGGGGAAGGTGCTGGGCATAGTGCCGGACCAGGATGTCAAGGGAATAGACGGGGTTTTCGTTGATTTTTTCGGGCAACCGGCGTATACACCCACCGCGCCGGTAAAACTGGCTATGGCGGCCAGGACGAAAATAGTTCCCGTTCTGGTAATACGCAAGCAGGACGATACCCACAAGATAGTAGTGGAGGAGCCCATAGAGGTTAAAAAGAACGTTCCGGGGGAGGATGCAGTTAAGTTCTACACCCAGAAGTGGAGCGATGTTCTGGAAAAATACGTCAGGCTTTATCCCGAGCAGTGGGTATGGATACACAAAAGATGGAAGACGAAAATAGAGGACAAAAATCGGGCGGTCGAGCATACCGCTCCGGGAGTAACATAATGCGAAAGAACATACTCATCACGATACTGGTGATCTCACTGATCACGACCTTATGGACCTGGTGGTACGCCAGCAGGACGCAGGAGGCTCTTCGCCAGCAACTGGCTTCGGTCAGAGAAGAGGACGAGAAAGGTCTCGAACAGAAGGTATACTCCTTCGCCATAGACGGCAGGAGCCCCAAGGGGGTGAAGCAGTGGCACCTTGAGGGCAATTCCGCGGAGATAAAGGGAGAGGACATACACCTTAATGACCTTAAGGCGGTCGCCTACGGAGACGACGCGACGGTCAACCTGACCAGCGATAAAGGCATCTACAACAAGGAAAAAGGCGAAGTGGAGCTCATAGGGGACGTTGACGTGGTCTCCGACGCCGGGTTCACCCTGAATACTGACAGGGCCAGGTGGTCGCAGACCACCAAAGAAATATACACCGATGCGCAGGTCCATATAACCGGTAAAGGCGTGACCGCGAAAGGTGTGGGCGGCAGGGCCAATTCCGACGAAAAATGGGCTATACTGAAGGAACAGGTGGTAGTCACCATGGAGCCGGAGACCAGAGTGGACTGCGACGGACCGCTGGAGGTGAGCTACAAGGATAATACCGCGATCTTTTACAATAATGTCAGCGTAAGGGATAAGGACGGGAAAATGTACTCCGATAAACTTACGGTGAACATAGATCCCGAAACGCAGAAACTCTCGCAGGTAGTGGCAGAAGGAAACGTCAAGGTCAAAAGAGGAAAAAGCTACACTATCAGCGAGAAGGCTATTTACACCGATAGCACGAAACACGCGCAGCTACTGGGCAGGCCCAGGGTGATAATAGACCCGGAACAGCTCACGGAAATGGAGAATTCCGGGGGTTTTAGCGGCATGTTCGCTGGGGAGGGTACCAAGGCATCGGCAGAGAACACGGGAAGCACTCAACCGTAGAAAGGCAGACAGCATGCATTTACTGGAGACAAGGGACCTGGTCAAGCAGTACGGCGGCCGCCA
This genomic interval carries:
- the waaF gene encoding lipopolysaccharide heptosyltransferase II; the encoded protein is MTAPSRILVFELNWLGDILFSFPLLRALRKACPEAYIACTVVPRYVDLLVNNPWINYVHALSDTNRLTSLGEKMAFIRMIRREGYDTCFLLKPSRTKALMASLAGISQRIGFAGKGGALTRVVDRPDDGIHRADQLLALAGAVGITEADGTYEYFLSDEDAERAGEILHEVGGGLRRMVALNPGGNWIAKRWPREYFEKVASSLLERFSDLEVMVTGAGKDRDLAEQIVRNVGGDRCYSVAGRTGLNELAALFGKCELVISADSGPLHLASATGVTTVGIYGPTSAKITGPRGRGRNIVLAKHVDCDIPCYVKECCRDYECMKKVKPEEVFEVSAGILSGK
- a CDS encoding O-acetyl-ADP-ribose deacetylase encodes the protein MSEIIIKQGDITNEDVDVIVNAANTRLAGGGGVDGAIHRAAGPQVMEECRKIGSCPTGEAVMTTAGRLRARNIIHTAGPVWHGGDSNEAVKLTSCYENSFRIARENGLRSIAFPAISTGIYGYPIEKATWIAIEEGLRHRQQFDRIVYVCYSRDDLKVYEKVYEQLLKAGK
- the waaF gene encoding lipopolysaccharide heptosyltransferase II translates to MMRKRLDRILLSRTDRLGDVVLSTPVIRRLRELYPDSYIAMMVRPENRGVIGNNPHLDEIIVYDKYGFDKSFLATLRFAMRLRKKNFDAAIALHPTNRAHLIFFLAGIPERIGYDRNLAFLLTKKIPHRKQKGEKHEAELNLDLMREAGFDVTGADRHPYIITSDNDKRLVDSMWQDRKLSQKVIALHVGASCPSKRWPVERFALLADRLYKDTGSDIVLVGGDETASFSARVCSQMQTPAVDMTGMLIIGELAEFLSRCRLFISNDSGPVHVSVAVGTPVVAIFGRKDPGLAPLRWGPLGAKDQVLHRDVGCDICHAHNCRKDFACLKAITVEDAYEAAMRILAP
- the trxA gene encoding thioredoxin — its product is MEIMVNDANFKEVVLESDVPVLVDFWAEWCGPCRMIAPLVEEIAKEYQGRVKVCKMNVEEAQSTASEYGIMNIPTLIVFKGGQIAEKVIGVVPKSDIVSRLDRHL
- the rfaE1 gene encoding D-glycero-beta-D-manno-heptose-7-phosphate kinase, which encodes MEGYDSSVLLDAVRQFSDKKVMVLGDLLLDRYVYGKVSRISPEAPIPVLLVDREDDYRPGGGCNVSNNLAKLGAEVYLVGVIGMDSEDGEFKRTEKLKKLLREENINIDGVFEDPERQTIMKTRVMAHHHPHHQQIVRVDREDVHEISDAFRDKIKGYIEKNIGRMDALIIEDYGKGLITKSLLGDIIDIARKNKVMVSVDPKENHFDLYRNVSVITPNRDEAGKAAGLVLDDIGKIKQGGSKLLDLTAAEVVLITLGEEGMMLFRKGADPRHIPTVAQDVYDVSGAGDTVIGVYTLSCVSGADPVDAARLANCAAKIVVSKTGAYAVSKEELVEELKSKKE
- the kdsB gene encoding 3-deoxy-manno-octulosonate cytidylyltransferase → MKVAAVIPARWGSTRLKGKILADINGKPMIQHVWERVCKAHEVDEVVIAVDKERVFKTAESFGARTVFTSPEQPSGTDRLAEVASTVDADIYINVQADEPLVHPMMVDSLAQVFKYERNVQMATLIKRIHSGEEIISPDVVKVVVDRKGFALYFSRSPIPYIREKDTGGGAFSPEFRDVSGSYYKHIGLYSYTKDFLFTYTNLPKSTLEIDEKLEQLRALEHGYKIMTVETHYDTIGVDTQEDLEKVRDLLRGGHPQSGTKI
- the kdsA gene encoding 3-deoxy-8-phosphooctulonate synthase, whose protein sequence is MNTRTVKIGKIEVGKARPLALIAGPCVIESRESALRHAEELKRITEKCGIPFIFKSSYDKANRSSVNSFRGPGLEDGLRVLKEIREKLDIPVLTDVHEVSEVATVGEVADVLQIPAFLCRQTDLLLEAAGTGKPVNVKKGQFMSPAEMDNVVGKIESTGNKNILLTERGSTFGYNMLVNDFRGMVQMGQTGYPVVYDATHSVQMPGGKGASSGGDSRYVMPLSKAAVAVGCDALFVEVHEEPEKALSDGPNMLRLSDLEGFIDQIRKIEKAVR
- a CDS encoding KpsF/GutQ family sugar-phosphate isomerase, coding for MSIPSAKKVLMNESRAIAKIADKIDGTFEKVIRLLAKAKGRIIITGMGKPGFIAQKVSATMSSTGTPSLYLHPAEALHGDLGRVTRDDVLIAFSNSGETEEMVKLLPIIKKIGAKLVAITGNTGSTLAVNSDYVLDSSVKKEACPMGLAPTTSTTVMLALGDALAIALLERKNFQPRDFALYHPGGSLGKRLLLSVGDIMRPRKETPIVKKRDKVRDVLLKITKMRAGSASVVDSKGKLVGIFTDGDLRRHFDEGRDLVNCPVGEVMTKKPVTITADKLAAEAFEMLRDKKIDEIPVVDKKGCPVGILDVQDILKAGLV
- a CDS encoding HAD-IIIA family hydrolase; amino-acid sequence: MKEKFSPELIEKAKKIKLLVLDIDGVLTDGRIIYGNYGDEIKNFDVNDGLGMFLAMKSGIKCVILTAKASKVVTKRAKELKVDKVYQNFHYKIEALEKIRKKFKVSDEQICFMGDDLIDIPVLRRVGLAVCPPNAMEDVMHFVHFITEKRGGRGAVREVCDFLLKAQGSWSEVTKRYFND
- the queD gene encoding 6-carboxytetrahydropterin synthase QueD is translated as MYKVKVTSHFSSAHNLRGYKGKCEDLHGHNWRVEVSAFSKELDELGMVVDFKELKAALGEVLGELDHSFLNDVEYFKRTNPTSENIARFIYQRMEELNPSLRIREVTVHETDTSSATYVKDR
- the queC gene encoding 7-cyano-7-deazaguanine synthase QueC, which translates into the protein MDKKAIVLLSGGLDSAVTLYMARRDYTPRALIFDYGQKALKELESAKRICDEAQVEYVLLKIDMPWKGSSLLDFSREVPSAGSGEETIPDTYVPARNIIFLSYGVSFAEASGSEAVFIGAHQLDYSNYPDCRGEFFDSFRQVLAKGTKSGQENSPVKIITPVLNKTKKEIVHAGHALNVPFEHTWSCYRQGDIPCGECESCVFRIKAFEQAGLSDPLMVKK
- a CDS encoding radical SAM protein produces the protein MEQAKISEIFLSYQGEGPLAGSRQLFVRFYGCNLDCSFCDTQLESYKSFTRESLLSKILDFEDDYNELALTGGEPLLHVDFLKEFLPVYKKHRSHRIYLETNGTLSDELAGVIDHVDIVAMDIKLPSSSGSGEKIFAAHGKFAGGVKDKELIVKAVVTDTTTMDDIKRMGEIIKLSAAGCKTVLQPVTPVNEDILEPDGEMLLFFKEYLKKDTGLDVMILGQLHHRLGIK
- the queF gene encoding NADPH-dependent 7-cyano-7-deazaguanine reductase QueF, whose amino-acid sequence is MNTRSSYEGLQENIRELDLPGIDVFGNKYPDREYTVRFDTTEFTCICPKTGLPDFAHIFIEYTPAESCLELKSFKEYLFAYRQTGIFHEHVVNRILEDLVRACSPVRMKVTGKFNTRGGITTTVEAEYEAR